One stretch of Arachis hypogaea cultivar Tifrunner chromosome 20, arahy.Tifrunner.gnm2.J5K5, whole genome shotgun sequence DNA includes these proteins:
- the LOC112735023 gene encoding sulfite exporter TauE/SafE family protein 3-like, translated as MGLHGLLKWWDVMSGRVLIIAFFLLVSSPSSSAPPSSNETKGFHHDPQSSFYKHKWPGMEIGWRIVVGSIIGFLGSAFGTVGGVGGGGIFVPMLTLIIGFDAKSATAISKCMITGGAGATVFYNLRQRHPTLDLPVIDYDLALLFQPMLMLGISIGVAFNVTFPDWMLTTLLIIVFIGISTNAFLKGVDTWKKETRLKQEAKQKSQLNDIGRAENAANDPQTGVGSVNENLTNNINKQSKKKVSVIENVYWRELGLLVSVWIMILALEIGKNYTTNCSVLYWALNILQVPITVGVSSYEAVLLYKGKKGIASKGDKETHWRVHQIILYMACGILAGIIGGLLGLGGGFILGPLFLGLGIPPQVASATSTFAMTFSASMSVVEYYLLKRFPVPYALYFVAVATVAALIGQHLVRKLIAFLGRASLIIFILSLTVFVSAISLGGVGIANLIHNIEQKKYMGFGNLCTLRVRN; from the exons ATGGGCTTGCATGGATTATTAAAATGGTGGGACGTGATGAGTGGAAGGGTTTTGATTATTGCTTTTTTTCTCCttgtttcttctccttcttcgtcTGCACCACCATCATCCAATGAAACAAAAGGGTTTCATCATGATCCACAATCATCATTTTACAAACACAAATGGCCG GGGATGGAAATTGGGTGGAGAATAGTAGTAGGGAGCATAATAGGGTTCCTTGGATCAGCATTTGGTACAGTGGGAGGTGTCGGTGGGGGTGGCATCTTTGTTCCCATGCTAACCCTTATTATTGGATTTGATGCTAAATCAGCCACAGCTATATCCAAAT GCATGATTACTGGTGGAGCAGGAGCAACAGTTTTCTACAATCTAAGGCAAAGACATCCAACACTTGATTTGCCTGTGATTGATTATGATTTAGCACTTCTTTTCCAACCAATGTTGATGCTTGGAATCAGTATTGGAGTTGCTTTCAATGTCACTTTCCCTGATTGGATGCTAACTACTTTGTTGATTATAGTTTTCatag GCATTTCAACTAATGCATTTCTAAAGGGTGTTGATACATGGAAAAAAGAAACCCGTCTTAAGcag GAGGCTAAGCAGAAATCACAACTGAATG ATATTGGGAGGGCTGAAAATGCTGCAAATGATCCTCAAACAGGAGTAGGCTCGGTCAATGAAAATCTCACTAACAACATTAATAAACAATCTAAGAAAAAG GTTTCCGTTATAGAGAACGTTTATTGGAGGGAGCTTGGACTTCTTGTCTCTGTGTGGATCATGATTCTTGCATTAGAGATAGGAAAA AACTATACAACAAATTGCTCAGTGTTATATTGGGCATTGAATATACTGCAG GTGCCGATAACAGTAGGAGTGAGTTCATATGAGGCAGTACTTCTATACAAAGGGAAGAAAGGAATAGCCTCAAAGGGAGACAAAGAGACACATTGGAGAGTGCATCAGATAATTCTATACATGGCTTGTGGCATTCTTGCTGGCATAATTGGTGGCTTGCTTGGCCTTGGTGGTGGTTTCATCTTGGGTCCACTCTTCCTTGGCCTTGGAATTCCACCTCAG gtgGCAAGTGCTACATCCACTTTTGCAATGACATTCTCAGCATCTATGTCTGTGGTCGAATATTACCTTCTTAAACGTTTTCCTGTTCCTTATG CTCTGTATTTTGTAGCTGTAGCAACTGTTGCTGCACTTATTGGACAACATTTGGTGAGAAAGCTCATTGCATTTCTAGGGAGAGCATCTCTTATTATTTTCATCCTATCACTTACAGTTTTTGTCAGTGCAATATCATTAG GTGGAGTAGGCATAGCAAACCTGATTCACAATATTGAACAAAAGAAGTACATGGGATTCGGAAACCTTTGCACTCTAAGGGTtagaaattag